The DNA segment GCCGGTTAAGTGTAAAAAATTCTTTTCATCAGCCAGCGTTGTATGTAAATTTTATCCGTATGTATAACTATTGCAGACAAAGATGATCAAGAAATTATTTGGTTCGGAAACCCGGATCGCTCTACTTCGTGAATTTTTATTACACCCGGAAAGCGAGTTCTACCTCCGCCAGTTCTGCACACGGTTAGGATTGTTGCCGAGGTCTGTCAGTCTGGAACTGGCGAATCTGGAAGGCATCGGGTTAATTATCAGACGACCGGCAGGGAAATCGATTTTCTATCGCGCCAATCGTGATCACGTTCTCTTTGATGATTTGCAAAGAATAATCATCAAGACGGTTGGATTGGCCGACGTCGTCCGGAAAGCGCTTGAACCTTTTGCGGTGGATATTGCATCGGCTTTCATTTACGGATCCTTCGCGAATGGCGGCTTTACTGCTGAAAGCGATGTTGACCTGATGATAGTCGGAAAAGTTTCTTCTCTACAGATTTCCGGCGCGATGGGAGTGGCCGGACAGCAGTTGGGACGCGAGATCAATTTTTCCATTTTCACCGAGGAAGAATTCATCCGGCGCCTGAAAGAAAACGATCATTTTATGAAAAACGTAGCAGATAAATCTAAACTGTTCTTAGTCGGAACCGCCTATGAGTTTGAGCGAATGGCTGAAAAACGGTTGGCTTAAACCCTACCAACCGAATCCGCAGAAAATTCGGAACATGCTGAATCTGATTCGGCGGGATCTGAGGGATTGCCAGTCAACCGAGATTTCTACCGACTGGCGTTTTGCCATTGCGTATAATGCCGCGCTAACCAGTTGTCTGATCGCCTTGCATTGTCGCGGATACGAAGTCACCCGTGGACAAAGCGAACATTACCGCGCCATCCAATCGCTGACCCTGACAATGGGCGAAGAATTCTCAACAATTAAAAATTACATGAATGCCTGCCGCAATAAGCGTAATATATCCGATTATGAATCGGCCGGAACAGTGTCCGAAACAGAAGCGCAGGAATTATTCGCAACGGCTTCCGATCTGTTCACGGCGCTGGAAAACTGGCTACGGGAAAATTATCCCGAAATGATCTGAGCAGAACAACAATCCTGTTTCCGACATGATTATTAGCGAAAACGGAATATTAATCCCGTCGTCTGCGACGCCGAGTTCCAACACGGTTGGAACACTCCAAAATAGCCTGTCAGCATCAATTTCGATAAGATGTCCATGGCGTTTGGAACTTTTAAACGTGGATTACGCGGATTTTGGGAATCAGTTTGACTTCAAGAAAACTAACTTGCAATGGTTTTTGCATTCTGTTCTGTGTCCCATTCTTTATAACGCTTAACCAAGTCTTTAAGAAATAATTGAACTTGATTAAAAATCTCACTTGCACACTCTATATCAATCAAAAGGTAATCATAGTAGAATGTGATACCATTTTTCTTCCTTTTCCATTTATCTATATTTTTCCGATTCTCTTTTGTCAACATTTCTAAACGACCATTTGCATGTACAATGGCATTTCGTAAATCGGCGAGCATTTCAACAGTTACCTTGATGTTATCATCACTATAATACTTAAAGTGAAGAATGTGATCAAAGTATATTTCCGCCCTTTCAAGAAAACTTCCTCTTAGGTTATTCAAAGAAATGTATTGACCTTGAGTTTTTTGAATTAATTTTGCTATTTCTGTAACTGACGATTCATAAACTGAATATGTTGATATAACAAATGACCCAATTAAAAAACGAGGTATAAGGAATTCGACAGTATAATCGAATCTCTGCTTAGCGTCGCTCCATTCTGAATCTTCCGGTGTCAATTTATTTTCTTTACAATATTCATCAAAATTTGATTGGTTTTCAACGCGAAGTGATTGCATCTGTTTTTTGATAAGATCATAGTTATTTTTAAGCGCCTCAATTTCAAGTGATACTTCCAATAGACGAAAATCAAGTTTTATCTGCATCTTTTCGAAAACTTAATACCGTTGATAAATAATCAGAAACATTTTATTGTTCGCAAACGCACCTAAACCCAATTACTTCGACAATGCCTGATGGGAAACAATAGTTACGACGAGTCGTTCGGCAAAGATCTGCATCCCATTTAAAATCACCTCCACGCAAAACTCGAACCATGCTTGAACTAGGACCGGTCGGATTTTGTGTTATTATGTCTGACTGAATATCATCATCTTTTGAAACAGGCAAGATTTTTTGTTGTAGTTCTTTGACAATCTGCAATTCAATATCAGCTGGATTACCTGTTACAATGCCCATCTCAATAGCATTATTAACAACACGTTTCCTAAACTTTTCGTCTTCCTTTAAATCGTCTTCAAATGTTCCAGTTACATTAAACACCTGATTTAAACCTGAATATATCTTATCAGTAAGTCTATTACTTTTACCAAGTTCAACTGCAACTGATTCTTGTGCTGCACTTGCTAAGTTCATATACCTATTTGCATAATCCTGTGAATCAGCTGGAACATCATCAATATTAGTTTTACCTGATACATGGAATAGTGAATATTGTTTGAAGTCGGATACATCTCCACCCTGCTTAACATAATCATTAAAATACTCATCAAGAGCAATGTCTTGTAATTCCTGTGACTTCAAAAACTCGTCTTGATTAAACACTCTTCCAGCGCGTCCTAGCATACTCTTAACTACCGATGGTAGCATCTGGTAACGACCGAGCGCACCCGTTGTCTTATCAACAGATTTTTGATTGCTGCCAGAAGCTATAGCTATAGCTCTTCTCCAGCAAGATGTCATTTTTCTATCGGATGTCTCTTTCCACCATATTGAGCCGATTGTATAATA comes from the Candidatus Marinimicrobia bacterium CG08_land_8_20_14_0_20_45_22 genome and includes:
- a CDS encoding ArsR family transcriptional regulator → MIKKLFGSETRIALLREFLLHPESEFYLRQFCTRLGLLPRSVSLELANLEGIGLIIRRPAGKSIFYRANRDHVLFDDLQRIIIKTVGLADVVRKALEPFAVDIASAFIYGSFANGGFTAESDVDLMIVGKVSSLQISGAMGVAGQQLGREINFSIFTEEEFIRRLKENDHFMKNVADKSKLFLVGTAYEFERMAEKRLA